In Streptomyces sp. DG2A-72, one genomic interval encodes:
- a CDS encoding sigma-70 family RNA polymerase sigma factor codes for MNDGLAAAHAPEFASATATYARIYEELQPRLVAYARTLTRNAWVAEDLVAEAHFRVWRRLAEGHEIDNVPAYLMTTVRHLAAAAGSAVRETPRDPQTDEQAGNGPHVDDPAEQVSSVDLLVRVLGQLPERWVKALWLAEAEGQPLNAVGTQIGIRQGATAVLLHRAREGMRQAFLRTQDGAPDDPACEVHWARMPAYVRGSATSRQSERLLGHVDACEDCRHRLAVLMRANDRLPALVGPALLVFVVGGAGKFLLPFAAGSAGAATVAGGHAGGLLHGIRHAATGGSKVSASVAVGTTVAGAAAALVLALGVIDSPSVPPGGVPVAKGPVAEIPVEQPPKDVAAEAPVAAADESTPGDTERVSVAREEPEEAGQGAEGPGTPADEGAEESGTPANETPETEAPEAGTPDADTPAGSGPSEAEPPAPAAPAPPPAPEQEPPAPSEPAPVEEAPIPPAPAEPAYPAEPSEPAQPATPAEPAEPAAPGEPAEPAEPAEPATPADPADPSGPTEPAPQPTPPGPSVPSDPGGDCGD; via the coding sequence ATGAACGACGGCCTCGCCGCCGCGCACGCCCCGGAGTTCGCGTCCGCCACGGCCACGTACGCGCGCATCTATGAGGAGCTCCAGCCCCGCCTCGTCGCCTACGCGCGGACGCTCACCCGGAACGCCTGGGTCGCCGAAGACCTCGTCGCCGAGGCCCACTTCCGCGTGTGGCGGCGGCTGGCGGAAGGGCACGAGATCGACAACGTGCCCGCGTATCTCATGACGACGGTGCGTCATCTCGCCGCCGCTGCCGGAAGCGCCGTACGCGAGACCCCTCGGGATCCGCAGACCGACGAGCAGGCGGGGAACGGCCCACACGTCGACGATCCGGCCGAACAGGTCTCTTCCGTCGACCTGTTGGTGCGCGTACTGGGGCAACTGCCCGAGCGCTGGGTGAAGGCGCTGTGGCTGGCGGAGGCGGAGGGACAGCCGCTGAACGCGGTCGGCACGCAGATCGGCATCCGGCAGGGCGCGACCGCGGTACTGCTGCACCGGGCCCGCGAAGGCATGCGCCAGGCGTTTCTGCGGACCCAGGACGGTGCCCCCGACGACCCCGCGTGCGAGGTCCACTGGGCGCGCATGCCCGCGTATGTGCGCGGCAGCGCGACGTCCCGCCAGTCCGAGCGGCTGCTCGGTCACGTGGACGCCTGCGAGGACTGCCGCCACCGGCTCGCGGTCCTGATGCGCGCGAACGACCGGCTGCCCGCGCTCGTCGGTCCCGCTCTGCTGGTCTTCGTGGTGGGCGGCGCGGGCAAGTTCCTGCTGCCGTTCGCCGCGGGATCCGCGGGTGCGGCGACCGTGGCGGGAGGACATGCCGGCGGGCTGTTGCACGGGATACGCCATGCCGCCACCGGTGGCTCGAAGGTGTCGGCATCGGTCGCGGTCGGTACGACGGTGGCGGGCGCCGCCGCCGCGCTCGTCCTGGCGCTGGGCGTGATCGACTCCCCTTCGGTTCCGCCGGGAGGCGTGCCGGTGGCGAAGGGGCCGGTGGCCGAGATACCGGTGGAGCAGCCGCCGAAGGACGTGGCCGCGGAGGCGCCGGTGGCGGCGGCCGACGAGTCGACACCGGGCGACACCGAGCGGGTTTCTGTCGCCCGGGAAGAACCGGAAGAAGCGGGGCAAGGGGCGGAAGGGCCGGGCACGCCCGCGGACGAGGGAGCGGAAGAGTCGGGAACGCCCGCGAACGAGACCCCGGAAACGGAGGCTCCCGAAGCAGGGACTCCGGACGCGGACACTCCGGCTGGATCGGGTCCCTCGGAAGCCGAACCCCCCGCTCCGGCTGCTCCCGCGCCCCCGCCCGCGCCGGAGCAGGAGCCTCCGGCCCCTTCGGAACCCGCTCCTGTTGAGGAGGCCCCGATTCCTCCGGCGCCGGCTGAACCGGCTTACCCGGCCGAGCCATCCGAACCGGCCCAACCCGCCACACCCGCAGAACCAGCCGAACCTGCGGCGCCGGGGGAA